Proteins from one Fragaria vesca subsp. vesca linkage group LG6, FraVesHawaii_1.0, whole genome shotgun sequence genomic window:
- the LOC101292327 gene encoding uncharacterized protein LOC101292327, with protein MIDEITFHFCSTTMEVVASTLPSSSLKLKPNPTPQIFVTKSHLCNTTGKPTSPSLLYIGQIYGDTSKPNRSSTGFFSVKAYVDNPNSISSFASKVIGSLPVVGLIARILSDEGGIGGEIIDFAEFRRRVGKKCTVTDSRAFYEFQERRGRAGDPLYVLMCCYVAAVGAGLLKSEEILEGAARLRVSNDIEFEEQNFIALMNEAKERRAKIKAETQVIPMENRVEKALEAIYICCFGRDPVEEQDENLLNVMLKAVFPSVEKSEIQRIIKGKAQKVAEGGDDGRFPEPRPLSKEAVKMQMKDLEFLQQNRDN; from the exons ATGATCGACGAGATTACCTTCCACTTTTGCAGCACAACCATGGAGGTTGTAGCATCCACACTTCCCTCTTCATCTCTCAAACTCAAACCCAACCCCACTCCCCAAATCTTCGTCACCAAAAGCCATCTCTGCAACACCACCGGCAAACCCACCTCACCTTCTCTGCTTTACATTGGCCAAATCTATGGCGACACTAGCAAACCCAACAGGTCCTCCACTGGCTTCTTCTCCGTCAAAGCTTACGTCGACAACCCCAACTCCATCTCCAGCTTCGCCAGCAAAGTCATCGGCTCTCTTCCCGTAGTTGGATTAATAGCTCGCATTCTAAGCGATGAGGGAGGCATTGGTGGTGAGATTATTGACTTTGCTGAGTTTCGGAGAAGGGTTGGGAAGAAGTGCACCGTTACTGACTCTAGAGCTTTTTATGAGTTCCAAGAACGACGAGGCCGG GCAGGGGATCCTCTGTATGTGCTAATGTGCTGCTATGTAGCTGCGGTTGGCGCTGGTCTTCTCAAGTCTGAAGAGATTCTAGAAGGCGCCGCGAGGCTGAGGGTTTCGAATGATATTGAGTTTGAGGAGCAAAATTTCATTGCCTTGATGAATGAGGCAAAAGAG AGAAGGGCAAAGATAAAGGCTGAGACACAAGTTATTCCAATGGAGAATCGGGTTGAGAAAGCGCTTGAGGCGATTTACATATGTTGCTTCGGGAGGGATCCAGTAGAAGAGCAAGATGAGAATCTGCTAAATGTGATGCTCAAGGCTGTGTTTCCATCCGTTGAAAAGTCCGAGATACAGCGGATTATCAAAGGAAAGGCACAGAAGGTAGCTGAAGGCGGTGATGATGGCAGATTCCCGGAGCCAAGGCCCTTGTCGAAAGAGGCTGTTAAGATGCAAATGAAGGACCTCGAGTTCCTCCAACAAAATAGAGACAACTGA
- the LOC101292618 gene encoding uncharacterized protein At4g28440-like: MADTKPEKRKPVFKKVMQLQPDTKGHTLIVKVVSSKMVLQKARPDGIQVRQMKIAECLVGDETGTIVFTARNEQVDMMNPGATVILRNAKIDMFKGSMRLAVDKWGRVEVAEPGSFNVKEDNNMSSVEYELVSVVDK, translated from the exons ATGGCGGATACAAAACCAGAAAAGAGGAAACCTGTTTTTAAAAAGGTTATGCAGCTGCAGCCGGACACCAAGGGGCACACTCTGATTGTAAAAGTGGTAAGTTCGAAGATGGTGTTGCAGAAGGCCCGTCCTGATGGGATCCAAGTTCGTCAGATGAAAATTGCTGAATGCTTGGTTGGAGACGAAACCGGAACCATCGTTTTCACCGCTAGAAATGAACAAG TGGACATGATGAACCCTGGTGCTACCGTGATTTTGAGGAATGCGAAAATTGACATGTTCAAGGGATCTATGAGGCTTGCTGTGGACAAGTGGGGTCGAGTAGAAGTGGCCGAACCGGGTAGCTTCAATGTCAAGGAAGATAACAATATGTCTTCGGTTGAATATGAACTGGTTAGTGTTGTCGATAAGTAG